A region from the Pithys albifrons albifrons isolate INPA30051 chromosome Z, PitAlb_v1, whole genome shotgun sequence genome encodes:
- the ANKRA2 gene encoding ankyrin repeat family A protein 2 — protein sequence MASSTNLDVGAQLIVEECTASYSLPPMPDIKVEHRLDSSTEQGPAQSVTMGMKFILPNRFDMNVCSRFVKSLNEEDSKNIQDQVNSDLEVASVLFKAECNSHTSPSPGIQVRHVYTPSTTKHFSPIKQSTTLTNKHRGNEVSTTPLLVNSLSVHQLAAQGEMLYLATRIEQENLINHKDEEGFTPLMWAAAHGQIAVVEFLLQNGADPQILGKGRESALSLACSKGYTDIVKMLLDCGVDVNEYDWNGGTPLLYAVHGNHVKCVKILLESGADPTIETDAGYNSMDLAVALGYRSVQQVIESHLLKLLQNIKE from the exons ATGGCATCTTCAACAAACTTGGATGTTGGGGCCCAGTTAATTGTGGAAGAATGTACTGCTAGCTACAGCCTTCCACCCATGCCAGACATTAAAGTGGAGCATCGGCTTGACTCCAGCACTGAGCAAGGCCCAGCTCAGAGTGTCACCATGGGGATGAAATTCATTTTGCCTAATAGATTTGATATGAATGTCTGCTCACGATTTGTGAAATCTCTGAATGAGGAGGACAGTAAAAATATTCAAGACCAAGTCAACTCTGACCTTGAAGTTGCATCTGTCTTATTTAAAG CTGAATGCAACAGCCACACTTCTCCTTCCCCTGGGATCCAAGTAAGACATGTTTATACTCCGTCAACTACTAAGCATTTCTCACCAATAAAACAATCAACTACCCTAACTAACAAACACAGGGGAAACGAAGTCTCTACAACACCTCTGCTTGTAAACT CTTTATCAGTTCATCAgctggctgctcagggagaaaTGTTATATCTGGCCACACGTATTGAACAAG aaaatttaaTCAATCATAAGGATGAAGAAGGATTTACCCCTCTGATGTGGGCTGCAGCTCATGGGCAGATTGCAGTAGTGGAATTTCTCCTCCAGAAT GGTGCAGATCCTCAGATTCTGGGCAAGGGCCGAGAAAGTGCCCTCTCGCTGGCCTGCAGTAAAGGATACACAGATATTGTCAAAATGCTGCTTGACTGTGGAGTTGATGTCAATGAGTATGACTGG AATGGAGGTACACCCTTACTATATGCAGTACATGGGAACCATGTGAAATGTGTAAAAATTCTCCTTG AAAGTGGTGCTGATCCAACTATCGAAACAGATGCTGGCTATAATTCCATGGATTTGGCTGTAGCCTTGGGTTATCGGAGTG tTCAACAGGTTATTGAATCTCATTTATTAAAGCTACTTCAAAATATCAAGGAATAA